Sequence from the Pseudomonas sp. LS.1a genome:
CCAGGCCTTGCAAGGCTTCCAGCACCGCTGCCTGGGCACAGATGTGGTCGGGGTGCGGGTCGAGTTGCGGGTGCGGCATCACCAGCACCTCTGGCCTGGCCATTTCCAGCAAGGCACGCAGGTCGGCCAGCAGGTTGTGCCAGGTCGGCGCGCCATCGCCGTCGGCCGGCAGCGGGAACGGGTTGAACCGGCGGAATACGCGAATGTCGGCGAGGTCGGCCTCGCGAGAAGCGGCCGGCTGGTCTGGCGCGGCCTGCATGGCAGGCAGTTGCAGGCAGAAGTAGCCCAGCTGCACGCAGCGCGACTCCGCCACACCGGCCCAGCGTGGCACCGCGATACTGTCCCAGGCCCGCAGGCGCCCCTTCAGGCGCGCGGCCTCGGCCTTTGCCAGGCCCATCTGCTGATAGTGCTCGGCCTCGATTTCACCAGCGGTCAGGGTCACTACCCAGGTTTCATCGGCCTGGCTGTAGAGGCCATACGCGGCCAGCTCGGCATCATCGGCATGCGGCGCGATCACCATCACCCGGCGCTTTTGCAGCTCGACCGCCGGAGTTATCCACAAGCGCGGCTGGCCCGTCAGCCGACAATGCCGGCCACGCAGGCGCAACGCGCCAGCCTGCAGCGGTGCGGCAAGGCCGGTCAAGTTGAGGAAGCGCACGCCATCGACGCCGCGCTCGAAGGTTTGCCGGTCGGTCTGTTCACCAGCCACCAGCTCGACCTGCGGGTCGAGGAAGCGCCCCAGCCAGCGGCTTTCTACCCGCAGCTCGAGGATCAGGGTCTCGTTGCCCTGCAGCGCGCAGTCAGCCTTGAGCAGGCCGCCGTTCAGGCTGGCAGGGACTTGCCGGGTCTGCTCGCCGAAGTCGTAGGCGTAGTCCTCGCCTGGCGCATAGAACAGGTGGTCGGCAAACCAGGCTTCATGGGCCGCCCACAGCAGCGGCAACAGCAACAGTGGCAACCACCACCAGCTGAGCACACCCAAGGCCACCAGCGCGACCAGGCCCGCCAGCAGGCCCAGGC
This genomic interval carries:
- a CDS encoding PIG-L deacetylase family protein, which translates into the protein MSRKQQLLKRHRRNKRLGLLAGLVALVALGVLSWWWLPLLLLPLLWAAHEAWFADHLFYAPGEDYAYDFGEQTRQVPASLNGGLLKADCALQGNETLILELRVESRWLGRFLDPQVELVAGEQTDRQTFERGVDGVRFLNLTGLAAPLQAGALRLRGRHCRLTGQPRLWITPAVELQKRRVMVIAPHADDAELAAYGLYSQADETWVVTLTAGEIEAEHYQQMGLAKAEAARLKGRLRAWDSIAVPRWAGVAESRCVQLGYFCLQLPAMQAAPDQPAASREADLADIRVFRRFNPFPLPADGDGAPTWHNLLADLRALLEMARPEVLVMPHPQLDPHPDHICAQAAVLEALQGLAWQPQTLLCYANHLHDNDRWPMGDSGDGVALPPQLSAAQAWAPCSLVLDLATQRDKAMALGMMHDLQPPAPFKRRLRRLLQRWLAGRRPSPYGENEFFRKAVRRHELFWRREL